The genomic segment AATTCTGGGAGCAAGCCTGGCATGCGAGCGGCAAGACAACGTCGAAAGCAGACTACATTACAGGCCGCTATCTCGGCCTAATCCGCAACTTTCGTCGCTACTCGTGGTTACTGATTTACCTCTTCGGTGCGTCGCCCGCGGTGTGCGCGAGCTTTTTGCGTGGCAGCGAAAATCATGGGCTGGAACCCTTCGATGGCAATGGCAAGAGTTTTCATCTGCCCTACGGCACGGCACTGCGCATGGGTGGCCTGGGGTACAACAGCACCGCTCAGCAACATCTCAACGTCTGCTACAACAGTCTGGAGCAATACGTGGCGACACTGTCATCGGCGATAGGTCAGTCCCACTCTGCCTACAGCGCTATACCGACCGGCGAGAACGACGACTACCAGCAGCTTAATGACAGCCTGCTACAGATCGAGAACGAGTTCTACAGTCCGATCAGACCCAAGCGTGTAGCACAGTCCGGTGAAGCCCCACTAAAGGCACTAATGCGCGGCGGAATCGAATATATCGAGGTGCGTTGTGTTGATATCAGCCCGTTCTGCCCTGTAGGTATCGATGCACAGCAGGTTCGGTTTCTCGACACGTTCCTACTTTACTGCCTGCTGGAAGACAGCCCTCCCTGTAATGACGAAGAGCAGGCGACGCAGGCGTCAAACCTTGAGGCTGTGGTAAACCGCGGTCGTAAGCCCGGCTTGCAGCTCGATGAGGGTAACGGGGCGGTCACACTGTGCGATTGGGCCGATACGTTGCTCGAATCCATGCGCCCAGTGGCCAAATTACTTGACACTGCGCACGGCTCGACAAGCTATGAGGCCAGCCTTGCAGAGCAGAGCGCGAAGGTCGTCGATCCGGCGCTCACACCCAGTGCAAAAATCCTGCAGGAGATGCAGGAAAAAGGACTGCCCTTTTTCAGGGTCGCCATGGCCTACAGCGAGCAATGGGCCGACTATTTTCACAAGCGCCCGCTGTCCGACGAAACGCTGGCGGACTTTGAAAAAGAAACCCAGCGCTCCCTGCAGGCTCACGCCGACTTAGAGCAAACCGGTTCGCTCTCATTCAGCGAGTATCTTGAACACTTTTTCGCTCAATACGAGAACCTGCGGGACCTGCATTGAACTTTCTGGCCCATTTTCACCTGGCGTGGCCTGATCAAGCATTGATCGCCGGAGGTCTCGAAGGCGACTATTTCAAGGGGCCACTGCCGGGCACTCTGCCCCCCCAACTCGCGCAGGGCGTTCGACTGCACCGACAAATCGATGCCTATACGGACAGCCACCCCATTGTAAAAAGCCTACGCGAAGCGCTTCCCGAGTCCCTGAGACGCTATGCGGGCATACTGATCGATTTGTGCTTTGATCACTTCCTGACCCTGCACTGGGCGCGCTTCTCCTCGGTACCATTGCGGCAGTTCAGCGACCGGATCTATGAGGCACTCAAGGCCCACGACCATCAGCTCAGCGAGGGGGCGCGCGCCATGGCAGCGCGACTGGCAAGGCACGATGTATTGGTGCTGTTCGAACACTGGGACACTGTGATTACGTCCGCCGAGCGCACCGGGGAGCGGTTTAAGCGGGAGAATCCTTTTCGCAACATAGATCAGCATCTTTCACCTGCGAAGGAGAAATTGGAGCATGCATTTTTGAACTTTTACCCTGATTTACAATCCTTTAGTCTGGGGCGAGGCCACAGCTGAATTTGCGCGCCCTACTAAAAGCCCCTAATGTTGGCATGGCTGTGCTAACGAGATAACCGCAGCGAGAGGATAGCAACCCCATGATGCTGAATACACTTTCCCCCCGCCTGGTGTTCTGCGGACTCGTCCTGCTGGCCATCGCTGCAATGCTATTTGCCCGCGTTTACCTGCAGGGCTATCTGGGCCTGGAGGCTTGCCCGTTGTGCATGACGCAACGTGTTTTTGTTGTCCTGTGGGGCATGATTGCGCTGGTTGCCGCACTGCATAATCCGCGCAGTCTGGGCCGGCGTGTATACGGGGCCCTGTGCGCTCTGGCGGCGACAATGGGCGCCGCGGTAGCGGGTCGCCACGTTTGGCTGCAACACCTGCCGGAAGACCAGGTACCCGCATGCGGCCCAAGCCTCGAGTATATGCTGGAGAATTTTCCTTTTGCGGAGGCACTGCGTCTGGTGATGATGGGTGATGGCAACTGTGCCGATACGGTATGGACGCTCTTCGGACTCAGTATCCCGGAGCAAACACTGTTGGTCTTCTGCGTGGTAATCGCCATTTCTTTGTGGCAAGCCTTGCGCGAGGACCCACGCGAACATTAGGCCGTTCCGGCACATATCCACCCGCGGGCGCTTGCCTGACCCGCTGGGCAGTCATATAGTGGCCCGACGCTCAATCCGACCCGACATAACACGATCGCAGGACATGCAGTATGCCCACACAGACTACTAATCCAAAGCTACAGTTCGAGGCAGTGGAAAGTCTGCTGACCCGCTGGCTACAAGAGCGACGGGCCCTGCTCGGTAAATACACAGAAATCGTCGTCACCCTGGACGGATCCGCGACCGATGAAGCTTTCATGTCGCGACAGTCCAAGCTGTGCGAACTATTAGTCGATTATATCTCCGCGGGGCACTTCGAGGTGTTCCACGAACTGATCAATGAAGCAGAGCAGTTTGGCGATGGCAGCTGCGCCATCGCCGAAAAGATCATGCCGGCCATCGGTGACACCACAGAGGTCATACTCGCTTATGAGGAGAAGTATGCGAATGACGGGGAACAGCGGGAGAAGCTCAGACGTGACCTCGCCGCACTGGGAGAAATGCTTGAATCACGGTTTCAACTGGAAGACCAGCTTATAGCCGGCCTTCACAATCGTCATCGACGCCTGGTACAGGACCAGGCGTCACTGTCTGGCTAGTCTTCCGCAGCAGCCTCGCTGGGGATCGAAACCAGTTCAACCTCGAAAACCAGCGCCGCGTTTGGCCCGATGACCTGACCAGCACCACCGGCGCCGTAAGCCAGTTCGGATGGGATAGCCACTTTCCACTTGGAGCCCACCGGCATGAGTTGCAGCGCTTCAGTCCAGCCTGGAATAACCTGGCCGACACCAAAGGACACTGTCTCGCCCCGGCTGTAAGACGAATCAAACTCTGTACCGTCCACAAGCGTACCTTTATAGTGGACCTCGACGGTGTCTTCCGCGGTGGGCTTGGGACCTTCACCGGCAGTCAGGATTTCATATTGCAGGCCGGACTCTGTCGTCACGACACCTTCCCGTGCACCGTTCTCTACCAGAAAGGCCGCACCAAGTGCTGCATTCGTCTCGGCCATCTCTGCCTGGGCAGCCTGTTGCTCTGCCATAGCGACTTCCTGGTACGCCTGCATTTCGGCGGAAATCTCTTCCTCGGTCATCTGTGGGTCAGCGCCGGTCAGGCCATCTGTCAGGCCGGCGGTAAACGCGTCGGTATCGAGATCGGGAAGGTTGTCATTCGTCTTGAAGTTCATACCCATGCTGTACGCCAGACCATAGCTCAATCGCTGCTGCGAGGAATCCAGTGAAGGCCCAGCGGTTGCCGCAGGCGCCGCGGCTGTTGTTGTTGGTGCTGCATCTTGCGCAGCCGGTGCAGATTGCTGGTTACAGGCTTGCAGGCCCAGTGCGCTGAGCAGACCCAGCGCGAGAAGAGACTTTTTCATAGTGAGTTCCATTTTCATCCAGGGGTTTGAATAATCAGAGCTAGCTGTCACACAGAATATTAGAGGCTTACAACGTCTTCTCAGCGAACAGCCTTGCGCTGGCGAAACATCTTACTACCCGGAATCCACGGGCGCTACCCCTGCAATCAGCAGGCCAGCGCCAGCGCGAGACCCCCCAGAGAATCTGGCAGCGCGGCCGCTCGAGGATTGCTGTAGCGGAAAACCATACGGAGGTTTTCGCGCAGGCAATCCTGCCCCGCGGGCAATGCAACGAGCGCCCGGTAGCACGCGTACATGGTATCCTGTTGCTGCTGCTCGGCACTCAGCTCCTGTGCCTTGAGCGCCTCCCAGAGCAGCTCGGCCCCCGCTATTGTGTGTAGATGTCGGCGCAGGTCCCGCAGTGGTTTGACAACCTGTTCCCGCCAGTCGGCCACCGCCGCTGCCACCTGCTCGAGATGATAAGAATCGAGCCGCTGCCCCTTACCCGCCAGCCAGCCAGCATAGAGCAGCAGGTTGACATCCACGCCC from the Candidatus Marimicrobium litorale genome contains:
- a CDS encoding TIGR02444 family protein gives rise to the protein MHEQDSVGENVFWTYSLSVYRRKEVAQCCLALQDDAGVDVNLLLYAGWLAGKGQRLDSYHLEQVAAAVADWREQVVKPLRDLRRHLHTIAGAELLWEALKAQELSAEQQQQDTMYACYRALVALPAGQDCLRENLRMVFRYSNPRAAALPDSLGGLALALAC
- a CDS encoding disulfide bond formation protein B — encoded protein: MMLNTLSPRLVFCGLVLLAIAAMLFARVYLQGYLGLEACPLCMTQRVFVVLWGMIALVAALHNPRSLGRRVYGALCALAATMGAAVAGRHVWLQHLPEDQVPACGPSLEYMLENFPFAEALRLVMMGDGNCADTVWTLFGLSIPEQTLLVFCVVIAISLWQALREDPREH
- a CDS encoding ACP phosphodiesterase, with product MNFLAHFHLAWPDQALIAGGLEGDYFKGPLPGTLPPQLAQGVRLHRQIDAYTDSHPIVKSLREALPESLRRYAGILIDLCFDHFLTLHWARFSSVPLRQFSDRIYEALKAHDHQLSEGARAMAARLARHDVLVLFEHWDTVITSAERTGERFKRENPFRNIDQHLSPAKEKLEHAFLNFYPDLQSFSLGRGHS
- the gshA gene encoding glutamate--cysteine ligase, whose amino-acid sequence is MSSQLQKELQALAQPGALATLTGINRGIEKESLRITPAGKLAQTPHPEALGSALTHSSITTDYSEALLEFITPVNDSIDSSLTKLEDIHSFTYRHLDEEILWAASMPCIVAGDEGIPVAQYGRSNVARMKTVYRYGLGHRYGRLMQAIAGIHYNFSMPDEFWEQAWHASGKTTSKADYITGRYLGLIRNFRRYSWLLIYLFGASPAVCASFLRGSENHGLEPFDGNGKSFHLPYGTALRMGGLGYNSTAQQHLNVCYNSLEQYVATLSSAIGQSHSAYSAIPTGENDDYQQLNDSLLQIENEFYSPIRPKRVAQSGEAPLKALMRGGIEYIEVRCVDISPFCPVGIDAQQVRFLDTFLLYCLLEDSPPCNDEEQATQASNLEAVVNRGRKPGLQLDEGNGAVTLCDWADTLLESMRPVAKLLDTAHGSTSYEASLAEQSAKVVDPALTPSAKILQEMQEKGLPFFRVAMAYSEQWADYFHKRPLSDETLADFEKETQRSLQAHADLEQTGSLSFSEYLEHFFAQYENLRDLH
- a CDS encoding sigma D regulator produces the protein MPTQTTNPKLQFEAVESLLTRWLQERRALLGKYTEIVVTLDGSATDEAFMSRQSKLCELLVDYISAGHFEVFHELINEAEQFGDGSCAIAEKIMPAIGDTTEVILAYEEKYANDGEQREKLRRDLAALGEMLESRFQLEDQLIAGLHNRHRRLVQDQASLSG
- a CDS encoding FKBP-type peptidyl-prolyl cis-trans isomerase; translation: MKKSLLALGLLSALGLQACNQQSAPAAQDAAPTTTAAAPAATAGPSLDSSQQRLSYGLAYSMGMNFKTNDNLPDLDTDAFTAGLTDGLTGADPQMTEEEISAEMQAYQEVAMAEQQAAQAEMAETNAALGAAFLVENGAREGVVTTESGLQYEILTAGEGPKPTAEDTVEVHYKGTLVDGTEFDSSYSRGETVSFGVGQVIPGWTEALQLMPVGSKWKVAIPSELAYGAGGAGQVIGPNAALVFEVELVSIPSEAAAED